A single genomic interval of Lathyrus oleraceus cultivar Zhongwan6 chromosome 7, CAAS_Psat_ZW6_1.0, whole genome shotgun sequence harbors:
- the LOC127102771 gene encoding uncharacterized protein LOC127102771 produces MGGSKASSTSEVGNGLPRCGCNETMKLLVSKSIENPGRKFWKCRNNMNGCGLFLWDDLVSEFAVKETNPSGCRQCEVNKAYLIEFAKEIVEEIDCRVGKLNKLEKLKKKIAMEKRKNLWLMFVIGLSWMLIAAMVKLV; encoded by the exons ATGGGTGGCAGCAAGGCATCTTCCACGAGTGAAGTTGGAAACGGCTTACCAAGATGTGGATGCAATGAAACCATGAAGTTGTTGGTCTCCAAGTCAATTGAAAACCCCGGTCGCAAATTTTGGAAATGCAGGAATAATATG AATGGGTGCGGTTTATTTTTGTGGGATGATTTGGTCAGTGAGTTTGCAGTGAAAGAAACCAATCCGTCTGGATGCCGCCAATGTGAAGTCAACAAGGcttatttgattgaatttgcTAAAGAGATTGTTGAGGAGATAGATTGCAGAGTCGGAAAGCTTAACAAGTTAGAAAAACTGAAGAAAAAGATTGCAATGGAAAAGAGGAAAAATTTATGGTTAATGTTTGTAATTGGTCTGTCATGGATGTTGATAGCAGCAATGGTTAAGTTAGTCTAA